The DNA sequence CGCAGGTCCCCCCGCCGCAGTACACGATGATCGGCTTTCCCTGCGCGTCGAACTTCGAGAGGCGCTCCGGGTCGAACGCCGCCTCGTCGTAGGGAAGGTTCACGGCGCCGGGGATGTGCCCGCCGTCGTACTCCTCCTTCGGCCGGGCGTCGATGAACACGGCCGCCCCGGCGTCGAAGAACTTCTTCACCGCGCCGAGCTGCATCTGGATCGGCTGCGCGAGATCGGGGACCGCCGGCAGGTCGGCCGCGTTCGGCTCCGCCATGCGGAATGGGCTGTCCGAGACCACGGGGGGAACCGGCGCCGGCGCGGATCCGCCGTCGGCCGACGCCTCCAGAACCGGGAGCGGCGCCTCGGTCTTGATCCAGGACAGCGACCGTCGCTGGAAGTCCTTCTTGTGGAGGGCGTCTTCCCCTCGGCGCACCATCACGTTCTGTCCGAGCCCGAGCAGGGCGCCCAAGGCCACGATCGCGACGGCCCCGAAAAAGACGCCGCCGCCGTTCCGGTCGTCGTACGAGGACATGCAAGGGACTCCGCCGGCGCTCGACCCGGAGCGGGGTTCGGGGGATGCTCCGGGGGCCGGCGGGGGAATATACCCCGCACCCCCGCCGGGGGCTAACGCCTGCGGGCGGCCGCCTTGCGACGGGGCTTCGGCTTCCCGCCGACGGACCTCAGAACGTCGAGCGCGGAGATGATCCCGACCGCCTTGCGCCCCTTCTTCACGATCACGCGGTGGATGTGTTTGCCGACCATCATCCTCGCGACCGCGGCGACCTCGGCATTCTCGGTGACGGCGTGGACGACGGGGGTCATGACGTCCTCGACCTTGCCGGTGTTCACGTCCTCGATCTGGAAGCCCTTCGGGAGCGGACGACCGTCCATCTTCGCCGCGGCGTAGAAGTCCGACGGCAACACGAGCTCGTCGTCGCGCGTCAGGTGATAGTAGAGAAGATCGGTCTGCGAGATCACG is a window from the Candidatus Polarisedimenticolaceae bacterium genome containing:
- a CDS encoding rhodanese-like domain-containing protein; its protein translation is MSSYDDRNGGGVFFGAVAIVALGALLGLGQNVMVRRGEDALHKKDFQRRSLSWIKTEAPLPVLEASADGGSAPAPVPPVVSDSPFRMAEPNAADLPAVPDLAQPIQMQLGAVKKFFDAGAAVFIDARPKEEYDGGHIPGAVNLPYDEAAFDPERLSKFDAQGKPIIVYCGGGTCELSMNLAWAMLQSGQKKLLVFVGGTPEWEGAGYPLNRTTEAK
- a CDS encoding CBS domain-containing protein, coding for MAATAKDVMSNEVVCVPRDMDLRDLAKLFLEKGFSGAPVVDGSGDLVGVISQTDLLYYHLTRDDELVLPSDFYAAAKMDGRPLPKGFQIEDVNTGKVEDVMTPVVHAVTENAEVAAVARMMVGKHIHRVIVKKGRKAVGIISALDVLRSVGGKPKPRRKAAARRR